The following are encoded in a window of Panicum virgatum strain AP13 chromosome 5N, P.virgatum_v5, whole genome shotgun sequence genomic DNA:
- the LOC120673113 gene encoding DNA mismatch repair protein MSH7-like, which yields MQPRRQQQQSILSFLQKPPRDRPGAGDGTPPEKPPRPPAGSVASIMERLVRPQPSQGRNQDGSQVGHLDWKTLLGRNQVPSNGRSSALFSGPCNGEYSGATMFPKQGSGMTPSREPQKYPLRSSTDESFQASMLLPEFGLNQTPRQEHPKKLLSESPNNGCIQATSLFEDFDIQTPSQVSSKKIFLGPARGADTPLTDHGSDQTHLQHSAKKFSLVSANGEYTRAATTFVLNSNGIRTEESSKKLCPESSVPLYIKPTNLFAELEANESPLNNNLKSSSILMNDKHIGATSALFPELDSSPLKPETPAMRAVIPRLKRVQEEQGVADNKQCFPLWFLNKKMKSAHCSPVEKKDHDEMADSVRSKFEWLNPSTIRDANRRRPDDPLYDKSTLFIPPDSLRKMSTSQKQYWNIKCKYMDVVLFFKVGKFYELYELDAEIGQKELDWKMTVSGVGKCRQVGISESGIDDAVDKLVARGYKVGRIEQMETANQAKARGSNSVIERKLCHVSTPSTAVDSNIGTDAVHLLALKEVTLSSSGSRVYGFTFLDYAALKIWVGSLQDDDSSAALGALLVQVSPREIIYETSGLSKETHKAIRKYASAGSVKMLLTPLPGIDFSDVSQIRMLIHSKEYFTASAESWLCALDCALNRDAVICALGGLIGHLTRLMLHDALKNAEVLPYHVYKTCLRMDGQTLVNLEIFSNNFDGGSSGTLYKHLNHCVTASGKRLLRRWICHPLKDIDAINKRLDVVEAFIQNCGLGPTTLGYLRKIPDLERLLGQVRSTVGLSSAVRLPFVGEKILKKRIKTFIMLINGLRNALDLLNDLQRADHGVSALYKAVEIPTLSSLRELIHKFEEEVQNEFPHYQDLDVKDGDGNTLAVKVEHFVGKASEWSLVINAVSTIDVLRSFAAMTLSSFGAMCRPHVLLKDDVPILRMKGLWHPYAFAESANGLVPNDLTLGQDLSGLNRFALLLTGPNMGGKSTIMRATCLAIVLAQLGCYVPCTSCELTLADSIFTRLGATDRIMSGESTFLVECTETASILQNATEDSLVLLDELGRGTSTFDGYAIAYAVFRHLVERVRCRLLFATHYHSLTKEFASHPHVSLQHMACMFRPRSGAHDSNGEKELTFLYRLTSGACPESYGLQVATMAGIPTSIVEKASVAGQVMRSKIIGNFKSSEERAEFSTLHEEWLRTAVAVIVKDGHLDEDVMDTLHCVSQEVKAHFKKDRMSVHRH from the exons AtgcagccgcggcggcagcagcagcagtcgaTCCTCTCGTTCCTCCAGAAGCCGCCGCGGGATCGCCCCGGCGCCGGGGATGGCACGCCCCCCGAGAAGCCCCCGCGGCCTCCCGCGGGGTCGGTTGCCAGCATCATGGAGAGGCTCGTGCGCCCGCAGCCGTCTCAGGGGAG AAATCAAGATGGTTCCCAGGTTGGACATTTGGATTGGAAAACCTTGCTTGGGAGAAATCAAGTTCCTTCAAATGGGCGCTCAAGTGCATTGTTCTCAGGACCCTGCAATGGTGAATACAGCGGAGCAACCATGTTTCCAAAACAAGGTTCGGGTATGACTCCCTCACGGGAACCCCAGAAATACCCATTGAGGTCCTCCACTGATGAATCTTTTCAAGCAAGCATGTTGCTCCCAGAATTTGGGCTAAATCAAACTCCTCGTCAAGAGCATCCAAAGAAGTTACTCTCAGAGTCTCCTAATAATGGCTGCATTCAGGCTACATCCTTATTTGAAGACTTTGACATACAAACTCCTTCACAGGTTTCCTCAAAGAAAATCTTCCTAGGGCCTGCTCGTGGAGCTGATACACCTTTAACAGATCATGGTTCAGATCAAACTCATTTACAGCATTCAGCGAAGAAGTTCTCATTGGTTTCTGCTAATGGTGAATATACTAGAGCAGCGACAACATTTGTGCTAAATTCAAATGGTATCCGTACAGAGGAATCTTCAAAGAAGCTATGCCCAGAGTCTTCAGTCCCTTTGTATATTAAACCAACAAATTTGTTTGCAGAACTTGAGGCAAATGAAAGTCCATTGAATAATAACTTGAAAAGTTCCTCCATTCTTATGAATGATAAACACATTGGAGCAACTTCTGCACTGTTTCCAGAACTTGATTCTAGTCCTCTGAAACCAGAAACACCAGCAATGCGAGCAGTCATTCCTCGCCTGAAGcgagttcaagaagaacaaggtgTGGCTGACAACAAACAGTGCTTTCCTTTGTGGTTCTTGAACAAGAAGATGAAATCAGCTCATTGTTCACCTGTTGAAAAGAAGGATCATGATGAGATGGCAGATAGTGTGCGTAGCAAGTTTGAGTGGCTGAATCCATCTACCATCAGGGATGCAAATAGAAGGCGTCCAGATGATCCACTTTACGACAAGAGTACACTTTTTATTCCACCTGATTCATTGAGAAAGATGTCAACATCTCAAAAGCAATACTGGAATATTAAGTGTAAATACATGGATGTTGTCCTCTTTTTCAAAGTG GGAAAATTttatgagctctatgagctggATGCTGAGATTGGCCAAAAAGAACTTGACTGGAAAATGACTGTTAGTGGGGTGGGCAAGTGCCGACAG GTTGGCATTTCAGAAAGTGGGATAGATGATGCTGTCGATAAGCTTGTAGCTCGGGG GTATAAAGTTGGAAGAATAGAGCAAATGGAAACTGCAAACCAGGCCAAAGCTAGAGGATCAAATTCA GTTATTGAAAGAAAGCTGTGTCATGTGTCCACACCGTCCACTGCAGTTGATAGCAACATTGGCACTGATGCTGTTCACCTTCTTGCATTGAAAGAG GTTACCCTATCTTCTAGTGGGTCTCGGGTCTATGGATTCACTTTCCTAGACTACGCTGCTCTTAAAATTTGGGTTGGATCACTCCAAGACGATGATTCCTCTGCAGCTTTGGGGGCTTTGTTGGTGCAG GTTTCTCCTAGAGAAATAATCTACGAAACCTCAG GCCTCTCAAAAGAAACTCATAAAGCGATAAGAAAATATGCCTCAGCAG GATCTGTAAAGATGCTGCTGACCCCCCTACCCGGGATAGATTTCTCTGATGTTTCACAAATTCGAATGTTAATACATTCAAAAGAGTACTTTACAGCATCAGCAGAGTCGTGGTTATGTGCTTTAGATTGTGCATTGAATCGAGATGCAGTTATTTGTGCGCTTGGTGGACTTATTGGTCATTTGACTAGGCTCATG TTACATGATGCCCTGAAAAATGCGGAAGTCTTACCATACCATGTGTACAAAACCTGTCTAAGGATGGATGGCCAGACTCTCGTGAACCTTGAGATTTTCAGCAACAACTTCGATGGCGGTTCATCAG GTACTTTATATAAGCACCTTAATCACTGTGTCACAGCATCTGGTAAGAGGCTGCTAAGAAGGTGGATTTGTCATCCACTTAAGGACATTGATGCTATCAATAAAAGGCTCGATGTTGTTGAGGCCTTCATCCAGAACTGTGGGCTAGGCCCTACAACACTTGGATATCTCCGCAAAATACCTGATCTTGAGAGATTGTTAGGACAAGTTAGATCCACTGTTGGGTTATCATCTGCAGTCAGATTGCCCTTTGTTGGAGAAAAGATTTTGAAGAAACGG ATCAAAACATTTATAATGCTTATCAATGGCCTCCGGAATGCACTTGATTTATTAAATGACTTACAAAGAGCGGATCATGGTGTCTCAGCACTTTATAAGGCTGTAGAGATTCCAACATTGAGCTCCCTTCGTGAATTGATCCATAAATTTGAAGAGGAAGTACAAAATGAATTTCCACATTACCAG GACCTTGATGTCAAAGATGGTGACGGAAACACTTTGGCTGTTAAAGTGGAACATTTTGTTGGAAAGGCTTCGGAATGGTCTTTGGTGATCAATGCTGTGAGCACTATTGATGTGCTTAGATCCTTTGCTGCAATGACACTGTCATCATTTGGCGCCATGTGCAGACCACATGTACTACTAAAAGATGATGTGCCTATACTTCGGATGAAGGGTCTATGGCATCCCTATGCTTTTGCAGAAAGTGCCAATGGGTTAGTACCAAATGACTTAACCCTTGGTCAGGATTTATCTGGCCTCAATCGTTTTGCATTGTTGTTGACGGGTCCAAATATGGGTGGGAAATCTACAATCATGCGTGCCACCTGCCTTGCTATTGTACTTGCCCAG CTTGGCTGTTATGTCCCCTGCACATCATGTGAATTGACCCTTGCAGATTCCATATTTACGCGTCTTGGTGCAACAGATCGGATTATGTCTGGTGAAA GCACATTTCTTGTTGAATGTACAGAGACTGCTTCTATTCTTCAGAATGCAACTGAGGATTCTCTTGTATTACTTGATGAGCTTGGTAGAGGAACAAGCACATTTGATGGATACGCAATTGCATATGCT GTGTTCCGCCACCTGGTGGAGCGGGTGCGATGCCGCCTGCTCTTCGCCACTCACTACCACTCTCTGACAAAGGAGTTCGCCTCCCACCCTCACGTGAGCCTCCAGCACATGGCCTGCATGTTCAGGCCAAGGAGCGGTGCCCACGACAGCAATGGTGAGAAGGAGCTCACCTTCCTCTACCGTCTCACCTCAGGGGCATGCCCAGAGAGCTATGGCCTGCAGGTCGCCACAATGGCAGGGATCCCAACGTCGATAGTGGAGAAAGCATCCGTCGCAGGCCAGGTGATGAGGTCAAAGATCATCGGAAACTTCAAGTCGAGCGAAGAGCGTGCGGAGTTCTCGACCCTCCATGAAGAGTGGCTGAGGACGGCCGTGGCGGTCATCGTGAAGGACGGGCACCTAGATGAGGACGTCATGGACACGTTGCACTGCGTCTCGCAGGAGGTGAAGGCTCACTTCAAGAAAGACAGAATGAGCGTTCATCGCCACTGA